A single Nostoc sp. PCC 7107 DNA region contains:
- a CDS encoding MoaD/ThiS family protein, with translation MAVTVLVPTALQKFTDNKAVIECSGNNISELFDSLEENCPGIKSRLCDDEGKPRRFLNLYVNSEDIRFLDGTETALKDGDEVSIVPAVAGG, from the coding sequence ATGGCTGTTACTGTTTTAGTTCCTACTGCTCTCCAAAAGTTCACAGATAATAAAGCTGTTATAGAATGCAGTGGTAATAACATTTCTGAGTTGTTCGATTCCTTAGAAGAAAATTGTCCTGGGATTAAGTCTCGCCTTTGTGATGACGAAGGAAAACCACGGCGCTTTTTAAATTTGTATGTGAATAGCGAAGATATTCGCTTCTTAGATGGAACAGAGACAGCGTTGAAAGATGGTGACGAAGTGAGTATTGTCCCCGCTGTTGCGGGCGGTTAA
- a CDS encoding glycosyltransferase family 1 protein: MRLGIKFSPPTKIKSGSAYTFATNLIPILYKQNPDIKIFTASPQIFSEIEGLLINYTENPFWQVSPTKKIASWLYQQVTLENQLIQKQVDVLYCPFNYESLFWTRKIPQVITVHDLIPLMWQEDFKATSNLWKYLYIPAIKNARAIITESENTKRDILQFCNISPEKIFVIPIGFTFKDIKSEDCSYKREPYILYVCSTHYPYKNLSKLFSAYQAIHHNIPHKLVIVGKSIARFTPQIKTQISELGLSEKIVLRENLSDTELAIIYKNADLFVYPSLYEGFGIPPLEAMSYGIPVIASHVASIPEVCGEAALYIEPHSVESIADGIIKGLTDSDLRQKLKIAGQERVKLFNWETSAEKILEVCQIVSQ; encoded by the coding sequence ATGCGATTAGGAATCAAATTTTCTCCTCCAACTAAAATAAAAAGTGGTAGTGCTTATACTTTTGCTACTAACTTAATTCCTATTTTATATAAACAAAATCCTGACATCAAAATATTTACAGCAAGTCCGCAGATATTTTCTGAAATAGAAGGCTTATTAATTAACTATACAGAAAATCCATTTTGGCAAGTATCACCTACGAAAAAAATAGCTTCTTGGCTATACCAACAAGTAACCTTAGAAAATCAACTAATCCAGAAACAAGTAGACGTTTTATATTGTCCCTTCAATTATGAATCTTTATTCTGGACACGTAAAATACCTCAAGTAATTACCGTTCACGACTTGATTCCTTTAATGTGGCAAGAAGATTTTAAGGCAACTTCAAATTTGTGGAAATATCTTTATATTCCAGCAATTAAAAATGCTAGAGCTATTATTACAGAATCAGAAAATACCAAAAGAGATATTCTACAATTCTGTAATATTTCACCTGAGAAAATATTTGTAATTCCTATAGGATTTACCTTTAAAGATATTAAATCAGAAGATTGTAGCTACAAACGAGAGCCTTATATACTTTATGTTTGTAGCACTCATTATCCTTATAAAAATTTATCCAAATTATTTTCAGCTTATCAGGCAATTCATCATAATATTCCTCATAAACTAGTCATTGTGGGCAAATCAATAGCGCGATTTACTCCACAAATTAAGACCCAAATTTCAGAACTGGGTTTGTCAGAAAAAATAGTTTTACGAGAAAATCTTTCGGATACAGAATTAGCAATAATCTATAAAAATGCTGATTTGTTTGTCTACCCCTCACTTTATGAAGGTTTTGGTATACCACCTCTAGAAGCTATGTCTTATGGTATTCCTGTTATAGCTTCACATGTAGCATCCATACCAGAGGTGTGTGGAGAAGCGGCTTTATATATTGAGCCTCATTCTGTGGAAAGTATAGCAGATGGTATCATTAAAGGATTAACTGACTCCGATTTAAGACAAAAGCTGAAAATAGCAGGGCAAGAGAGAGTTAAATTATTTAATTGGGAAACCTCTGCTGAGAAAATATTAGAAGTTTGTCAAATAGTCAGTCAGTAA
- a CDS encoding aspartoacylase, with the protein MGNINSVVIATGTHGNEFTGIYLGKKFEQFPKPIQRPSFDTRVLLSNPKAFAAARRYIDKDLNRCFAIADLENKQLASYEDILAKNIYYLLGKESQSQQQVIIDLHTSTANMQLTIILGSQHPFLLQLAAELSAINPDVRICYSQPTRDSNFLCSISELGFAIEVGPVAQGVLNAELFQKTEALIYQVLDYIESYNQGAIQKHHALTFYQYVEVIDYPRNEAGEIQAMIHPKLQFRDYEPLNPGEPIFLSFDGNAIAYQGTSTVYPIFINEAAYYEKGIAMCLTEKKILEI; encoded by the coding sequence ATGGGAAACATCAATTCAGTGGTTATTGCTACTGGTACACATGGCAATGAATTTACAGGAATATATCTAGGTAAAAAGTTTGAACAGTTCCCAAAACCGATTCAGCGTCCTAGTTTTGATACTCGCGTTTTATTGAGTAATCCTAAAGCGTTTGCAGCAGCCAGACGCTATATTGATAAAGACTTAAATCGTTGCTTTGCAATAGCAGACTTAGAAAATAAACAGCTTGCTAGTTATGAAGATATTCTGGCAAAAAATATTTATTATTTGCTGGGAAAAGAAAGCCAAAGTCAGCAGCAAGTTATTATTGATTTGCATACTTCAACGGCGAATATGCAGCTAACTATCATTTTAGGAAGTCAACATCCATTCTTACTACAATTAGCTGCTGAATTAAGCGCAATTAATCCCGATGTGAGAATTTGTTATTCTCAACCTACCAGAGACTCTAACTTTCTTTGCTCTATATCTGAATTGGGATTTGCGATTGAAGTAGGGCCTGTAGCACAGGGAGTTTTAAATGCTGAGTTATTTCAAAAAACTGAAGCGTTAATTTATCAGGTTTTAGATTATATAGAAAGTTATAACCAGGGTGCTATCCAAAAACATCATGCACTCACATTTTATCAATATGTGGAAGTTATTGATTATCCGCGCAACGAAGCTGGAGAAATTCAAGCCATGATTCACCCAAAACTTCAGTTTCGAGATTATGAACCACTTAACCCTGGTGAACCGATATTTTTAAGCTTTGATGGGAATGCGATCGCCTATCAAGGTACATCTACAGTTTATCCCATTTTTATTAACGAAGCTGCATACTACGAAAAAGGTATCGCTATGTGCTTAACTGAGAAAAAGATACTAGAAATTTAA
- the hemE gene encoding uroporphyrinogen decarboxylase produces MGVSSTAPHLLRAARGEIVDRPPVWMMRQAGRYMKAYRDLREKYPSFRDRSEIPEVAIEVSLQPWRAFQPDGVILFSDIVTPLPGLGIDMDIAEGKGPIIHSPIRTQAQIDSLHTLEPEAALPFIKPILQALRQEVGNKSTVLGFVGAPWTLAAYAVEGKGSKTYSIIKNLAFSDPAILHQLLTKLADAIAIYARYQIDCGAQVVQMFDSWAGQLSPQDYDTFARPYQQRVFQQVKQTHPDTPLILLVSGSAGVLERMAQSGADIVSVDWTVDMADARARLGKQVKVQGNLDPGVLYGSKEFIRDRIHDTVRKAGNWGHILNLGHGVLPDTPEENVAFFFETAKQLSTAALVS; encoded by the coding sequence ATGGGTGTTTCGTCAACGGCCCCTCATCTCCTGCGGGCTGCTCGTGGTGAAATAGTAGATCGTCCCCCCGTATGGATGATGCGACAAGCGGGACGATATATGAAGGCGTACCGAGACTTAAGGGAAAAGTATCCTTCATTTCGCGATCGCTCCGAAATTCCTGAAGTAGCGATTGAAGTATCCCTGCAACCTTGGAGAGCCTTCCAGCCGGACGGAGTGATTTTATTTTCCGACATCGTAACTCCATTGCCTGGTTTGGGCATTGATATGGACATTGCGGAAGGTAAAGGGCCAATCATTCATTCGCCCATTCGCACTCAAGCACAAATCGATAGCCTGCATACCTTAGAACCAGAAGCGGCTCTACCGTTTATTAAACCCATTTTGCAGGCATTACGCCAAGAAGTGGGCAACAAATCAACAGTATTAGGCTTTGTCGGTGCGCCGTGGACGTTAGCTGCTTACGCAGTGGAAGGAAAAGGTTCTAAAACCTATTCCATCATCAAAAACTTGGCCTTCTCAGACCCGGCAATTCTACACCAACTGCTGACAAAATTGGCAGATGCGATCGCTATTTACGCCCGTTATCAAATTGACTGCGGCGCTCAAGTAGTGCAAATGTTCGATTCTTGGGCGGGACAATTAAGCCCTCAAGATTACGATACCTTTGCCCGTCCCTATCAGCAACGCGTATTCCAGCAGGTGAAACAAACCCATCCCGACACACCGCTAATTTTATTAGTTAGTGGTAGTGCAGGTGTGTTGGAAAGAATGGCTCAATCTGGTGCTGATATCGTCAGCGTCGACTGGACAGTAGATATGGCAGATGCTCGCGCCCGATTAGGCAAGCAAGTCAAAGTACAGGGTAATCTTGATCCTGGCGTACTCTACGGTTCCAAAGAGTTCATTCGCGATCGCATTCATGATACCGTTCGCAAAGCTGGTAATTGGGGTCATATCCTCAACCTCGGTCATGGTGTATTACCAGATACCCCAGAAGAAAACGTCGCTTTCTTCTTTGAAACAGCCAAGCAACTCAGTACAGCAGCACTGGTGAGTTAG
- a CDS encoding NAD(P)-dependent oxidoreductase: MSQKRILVTGASGCIGHYISETLIQNTNHELFLLVRNPNKLQVNTQFRPGVTILQGDMQEIKRFADLLSTIDVAVLTATAWGGENTYDINVSKTLELLSLLDPERCEQVIYFSTASVLDNKNQPLKEAGEIGTDYIGSKYQCLHEKEKLAIAPKITTVFPTLVLGGDANKPYSHLTSGIPEVTKYINLIKFLQADGSFHFIHGQDIATVVEYLIEHPPQAKEQRKLVLGQEKLTANQAIEETCAYLGKKIYFRIPLSISLANLIIAVFRIQMAAWDRFCMNYRHFTYKNAINPASFGLPNHCATMSDVLKISGVPRKK; encoded by the coding sequence ATGAGTCAGAAACGTATTTTAGTCACAGGCGCAAGTGGCTGCATCGGTCATTACATATCAGAAACATTAATTCAAAATACAAATCACGAGTTATTTTTACTAGTTAGAAACCCTAATAAACTACAAGTTAATACGCAATTTCGTCCAGGTGTCACCATCTTGCAAGGCGATATGCAAGAAATTAAACGCTTTGCTGATTTGTTATCTACCATTGATGTAGCAGTTCTAACAGCAACAGCTTGGGGCGGAGAGAATACCTATGATATTAATGTTTCAAAAACATTAGAACTGCTCAGTTTGTTAGATCCAGAACGTTGTGAACAGGTAATTTATTTTTCGACAGCTAGTGTTTTAGATAATAAAAATCAACCACTGAAAGAAGCAGGTGAGATTGGGACAGATTATATCGGTTCTAAATATCAATGCTTGCATGAAAAAGAAAAACTAGCGATCGCACCTAAAATTACCACAGTTTTTCCAACCTTAGTTTTAGGTGGAGATGCCAATAAACCTTATTCGCACCTCACCTCTGGCATTCCCGAAGTTACAAAATATATTAATTTAATTAAGTTTTTACAAGCAGACGGCAGTTTTCACTTTATCCACGGACAAGATATTGCGACAGTCGTGGAATATTTAATTGAACATCCACCTCAAGCTAAGGAACAACGCAAATTAGTTTTAGGTCAAGAAAAACTCACCGCCAACCAAGCAATAGAAGAAACCTGCGCTTATCTAGGCAAAAAAATTTACTTTCGCATTCCTCTATCTATATCATTAGCTAATTTGATTATTGCCGTGTTCCGCATTCAAATGGCAGCTTGGGATAGATTCTGCATGAATTATCGTCATTTTACATATAAAAATGCTATCAATCCTGCAAGTTTTGGCTTGCCAAATCATTGTGCAACCATGAGTGATGTGTTGAAAATTAGTGGTGTGCCAAGAAAAAAATAA
- a CDS encoding Uma2 family endonuclease encodes MVQVSPSPDSETLLIELPRAIALCVTQEQFTALAAANRDLRLERTAKGELIVNLPTGWETGKRNWNIAGELYLWWRNGGEPGQAFDSSTGFVLPNGAIRSPDASWVSQERWEALTPEQKGTFANICPDFVVELRSNSDTIKTLQEKMREYIENGAKLGWLIDPQQRRVEIYHPSLAVEVLENPVELSGEKVLPGFVLNLRRVWD; translated from the coding sequence ATGGTACAGGTATCTCCAAGCCCAGACAGCGAAACCTTATTGATTGAGTTACCTAGAGCGATCGCACTCTGTGTCACTCAAGAACAGTTTACCGCTTTAGCCGCAGCTAACCGAGATTTGCGGCTGGAAAGAACTGCAAAAGGAGAATTAATCGTGAATCTGCCAACAGGCTGGGAAACTGGGAAACGCAATTGGAATATTGCAGGAGAATTGTATTTATGGTGGCGGAATGGAGGTGAACCAGGTCAAGCCTTTGATTCCTCAACTGGCTTTGTCTTACCAAATGGTGCAATTCGTTCTCCTGATGCTTCGTGGGTAAGTCAAGAACGATGGGAAGCACTGACTCCAGAACAAAAGGGAACTTTTGCTAATATCTGCCCGGATTTTGTAGTTGAATTACGTTCTAATTCGGATACTATCAAAACGCTGCAAGAGAAAATGCGGGAGTACATCGAGAATGGTGCAAAACTCGGCTGGTTAATCGATCCGCAGCAGCGACGGGTAGAAATTTATCACCCAAGTTTGGCAGTGGAAGTGTTGGAAAATCCGGTTGAGTTGTCGGGTGAAAAAGTGTTACCGGGTTTTGTGTTGAATTTGCGTCGAGTGTGGGATTGA
- a CDS encoding B12-binding domain-containing radical SAM protein, producing MRILLVYPIFPKTFWSYEKILDLVDRKVLLPPLGLVTVAAILPQEWEFKLVDRNIRPATEAEWEWADVVILSAMIVQKQDLLEQIQEAKRRGKLVAVGGPYPTSTPSAVQNVGADFLILDEGEITLPMFVEAIQRGETSGTFRTAEKPDVTSTPVPRFDLLELNAYDMMSVQFSRGCPFQCEFCDIIVLYGRKPRTKTPEQLLAELDYLYELGWRRGVFMVDDNFIGNKRNVKLLLKELKVWMEEHQYPFKFDTEASVDLAQDEELLELMVESGFSAVFLGIETPDEDSLQLTKKFQNTRSSLTDAVQTIIKAGLRPMAGFIIGFDGEKAGAGDRIVRFAEQAGIPSTTFAMLQALPNTALWHRLKKEGRLRENTESNINQTTLMNFIPTRPLEELAREYVEAFCALYDPVQYLDRTYRCFLMLGSPKWKAPFKMPEWVVIKALLIVIWRQGIKRETRWKFWHHLFSLLKRNPAVVDHYIAVCAHNEHFLEYRQIVRDEIESQLAVYLAQGAEKPYVPPVVAEKAEAIAS from the coding sequence ATGAGAATTTTACTAGTTTATCCGATATTTCCTAAAACCTTTTGGTCTTATGAAAAGATTCTAGATTTAGTCGATCGCAAGGTTTTGTTACCACCTTTGGGTTTAGTCACTGTAGCAGCAATTCTGCCCCAAGAATGGGAATTTAAACTGGTCGATCGCAACATTCGCCCAGCAACAGAAGCAGAATGGGAATGGGCTGATGTCGTGATTTTATCGGCGATGATTGTCCAGAAGCAAGACTTACTCGAACAGATTCAAGAAGCAAAACGCCGTGGTAAGTTAGTCGCAGTTGGTGGCCCTTACCCAACTTCCACACCTTCTGCGGTGCAAAACGTTGGCGCAGATTTCCTCATTCTGGATGAAGGCGAAATCACCTTACCAATGTTTGTGGAAGCAATTCAACGGGGTGAAACTTCTGGGACTTTCCGCACTGCTGAAAAACCAGATGTCACCAGCACACCAGTACCCCGCTTTGATTTACTAGAATTAAATGCCTATGACATGATGTCGGTGCAATTTTCGCGCGGTTGTCCCTTCCAGTGCGAATTTTGCGACATTATTGTTCTCTATGGACGCAAACCACGCACCAAAACCCCAGAACAACTTTTAGCAGAGTTAGATTATCTCTATGAATTGGGTTGGCGGCGGGGTGTATTCATGGTAGATGACAACTTTATCGGTAACAAGCGGAATGTGAAATTGTTGCTGAAAGAGTTAAAAGTTTGGATGGAGGAACACCAATATCCCTTTAAATTTGACACCGAAGCTTCAGTTGACTTAGCCCAAGACGAAGAATTGCTAGAGTTGATGGTTGAGTCTGGATTTTCAGCGGTGTTTTTGGGAATTGAAACACCAGATGAAGATAGCTTGCAACTTACCAAGAAGTTTCAAAATACCCGTAGTTCTTTGACAGATGCAGTGCAAACCATCATCAAAGCTGGGTTGCGCCCAATGGCTGGGTTTATTATCGGGTTTGATGGCGAAAAAGCTGGCGCAGGCGATCGCATTGTCCGATTTGCGGAACAAGCAGGTATTCCCTCAACTACCTTCGCTATGTTGCAAGCACTACCAAATACAGCCCTGTGGCATCGGCTGAAAAAAGAAGGCAGATTGCGGGAAAATACAGAAAGCAACATCAACCAAACTACGTTGATGAACTTCATTCCTACTCGTCCTTTAGAAGAACTTGCCAGGGAATATGTCGAGGCTTTTTGTGCTTTATACGACCCAGTACAATATTTAGATCGGACTTATCGCTGCTTTTTAATGCTAGGTTCGCCCAAATGGAAAGCACCATTCAAAATGCCAGAGTGGGTGGTAATTAAAGCATTGTTGATTGTAATTTGGCGACAAGGAATTAAACGGGAAACTCGCTGGAAATTCTGGCATCATTTGTTCAGTCTCCTCAAGCGTAACCCTGCTGTTGTTGACCACTACATTGCTGTTTGCGCCCATAACGAGCATTTCCTAGAATATCGCCAAATTGTCCGCGATGAAATTGAAAGTCAACTAGCTGTATATTTGGCACAAGGCGCAGAAAAACCTTATGTCCCACCAGTAGTGGCGGAAAAAGCCGAGGCGATCGCGAGTTAA
- a CDS encoding Uma2 family endonuclease, which produces MTSTASEQIRWTTADLELFPDDGKRYEIIDGELFVTRAPHWKHQTACVKVGTQLEIWSNETGLGQVAFAPGIIFNDTDNVIPDVVWVSNQRLSEILDEAGHLIGAPELVIEVLSPGEVQKKRDKQLKLKLYSVQGVQEYWIFDREKETVGIYRRENGVLKLAATLYKEDNLTSSLLPGFSCAVKVCFS; this is translated from the coding sequence ATGACTTCTACTGCATCAGAACAAATTCGTTGGACAACGGCTGACTTAGAGTTATTTCCTGACGATGGCAAGCGTTATGAGATAATTGACGGAGAATTGTTTGTGACTAGAGCGCCTCATTGGAAACATCAAACAGCCTGTGTCAAAGTTGGAACACAGTTAGAAATTTGGTCGAATGAGACTGGTTTAGGACAAGTTGCTTTTGCACCAGGAATTATTTTCAACGATACTGATAATGTAATTCCTGATGTAGTGTGGGTAAGCAATCAGCGTTTATCAGAAATATTAGATGAAGCTGGACATTTAATAGGTGCGCCAGAGTTAGTAATTGAAGTGCTTTCTCCTGGAGAAGTGCAGAAGAAACGCGATAAGCAGTTAAAGCTGAAGCTGTACTCAGTTCAAGGAGTACAAGAATACTGGATTTTTGACCGCGAAAAAGAGACAGTAGGAATTTACCGTCGGGAAAATGGTGTTTTAAAATTAGCGGCTACTTTATATAAAGAAGATAATTTAACTAGTTCACTTTTGCCGGGATTTAGTTGTGCTGTGAAGGTTTGTTTTAGTTAG
- a CDS encoding cation:proton antiporter, with translation MQEDFRLIVDLVLVLGVAACGGLLASLLKQPVLLGYLIGGMVVGPAGLGLIKEIIQVETLAQFGVAFLLFALGVEFSFSELKKVKAIALGGGGLQIALTILVTVVVCGVTGAWGSLPAKGVFLGSILSLSSTAVVLKCLMERNETETPHGQVMLGILVVQDLALGLMLAVLPALHAPAEVIGVAVLTALVRIGLFAAGAVVAGIWLIPPLLRMLARTESRELFLLGVVTLCLGIALLTEYLGLSIEMGAFVAGLMISEVEYADQTLTYVEPLRDIFASLFFAAIGMLIDPVFLWQNLELILGLVALVFVGKFLIITPLVKLFRYPWKTALIAGLGLAQIGEFSFVLASEGQVLGLVSRRIYLLILGTTAVTLILTPFVLRLLPSLFNFAESMPWLKPYLAGEGEARDVSEELPIKDHIVVCGYGRVGKNLVKLLQQHDLPIVVIDQSESRIQQLRDAGVPYVYGNCVSFHVLETAGVNHAKGMAIALPDPMSTRLSLKRALELHPELNLVVRATQDKNIEVLYQLGAREVVQPEFEASLEMATYLLNDLGFSQFVVQREMQQIRNDHYLDLRPERSASEVSRDLHQATRDLNRRWYAIPSTSPLIGMSLEEADMRYLTGISLMAIRRANGNEIDYPNNQTKLEEGDRLLVVGASEELAALEEFAQGKIAVPGENSACQWLVVDADSPVDHKTLADLKNHEPSVKVQALRRDGKFIRRPDDKTDLRVGDQVLLCGSLPSLNQLQSLFAAANKMPLSIPIAKANEAQTVKEFLP, from the coding sequence GTGCAGGAAGATTTTAGATTAATTGTTGATTTAGTATTAGTTTTGGGAGTCGCAGCCTGTGGGGGACTGTTGGCATCCCTTTTAAAACAACCAGTGCTGTTGGGTTATCTCATCGGGGGAATGGTTGTTGGGCCTGCTGGGCTAGGGCTGATTAAAGAAATTATTCAAGTAGAGACCTTAGCGCAATTCGGGGTCGCCTTTCTCTTATTTGCCTTGGGTGTGGAGTTTTCTTTTTCTGAATTAAAAAAAGTAAAAGCGATCGCCCTTGGTGGAGGTGGACTACAAATAGCCTTGACAATCTTAGTCACAGTGGTGGTGTGTGGTGTAACGGGGGCTTGGGGCAGCTTACCCGCGAAAGGTGTATTTTTGGGGTCAATTCTTTCCTTGTCTTCTACCGCCGTTGTCCTCAAGTGCTTGATGGAGCGTAACGAAACAGAAACGCCCCACGGACAGGTAATGTTGGGGATTTTGGTTGTACAGGACTTGGCTTTAGGGCTAATGCTGGCTGTCTTACCTGCACTGCACGCACCAGCAGAAGTTATTGGTGTAGCCGTACTTACCGCCTTGGTACGGATTGGTTTATTTGCTGCTGGGGCAGTTGTGGCGGGGATTTGGCTGATACCGCCATTATTGCGAATGTTAGCCCGCACGGAAAGCCGCGAATTATTTTTACTTGGTGTAGTGACTTTATGTTTGGGTATTGCGCTATTAACAGAATACTTGGGCTTGTCAATTGAAATGGGGGCGTTCGTCGCCGGCTTGATGATTTCTGAAGTGGAGTACGCCGACCAAACCCTGACTTATGTAGAACCACTACGAGATATTTTTGCCAGTTTATTCTTTGCTGCCATTGGGATGCTGATTGATCCGGTGTTTTTGTGGCAGAATCTGGAATTAATTTTAGGGTTAGTGGCGTTGGTCTTTGTCGGTAAGTTTTTGATTATTACGCCCTTAGTCAAGTTATTCCGCTACCCGTGGAAAACAGCCTTAATTGCTGGGTTGGGACTGGCACAGATTGGGGAATTTTCCTTTGTTCTCGCCAGTGAAGGACAAGTATTAGGTTTAGTATCCCGACGGATATATTTATTAATTTTAGGAACTACAGCAGTTACCCTGATTTTGACTCCTTTTGTACTGCGGCTACTACCATCTTTATTTAACTTTGCCGAATCTATGCCTTGGCTGAAACCTTATTTGGCTGGCGAAGGCGAAGCGCGGGATGTATCGGAAGAATTACCGATAAAAGACCATATAGTTGTTTGTGGCTATGGGCGTGTGGGTAAGAATTTGGTCAAGTTATTGCAACAGCATGACTTACCTATAGTGGTCATAGATCAATCTGAAAGCCGAATTCAGCAGTTACGGGATGCAGGAGTACCTTACGTGTATGGTAACTGCGTAAGTTTTCATGTTTTGGAAACCGCAGGTGTTAACCACGCTAAAGGAATGGCGATTGCACTTCCTGACCCTATGAGTACGCGTCTCAGCCTAAAACGCGCTTTAGAACTACACCCAGAATTAAATCTAGTTGTCCGCGCTACCCAAGACAAAAATATTGAAGTGCTTTATCAATTAGGGGCGAGGGAAGTAGTTCAACCAGAATTTGAAGCCAGTTTAGAAATGGCAACTTATTTATTAAATGACTTGGGCTTCTCGCAATTTGTGGTACAACGGGAAATGCAGCAAATCCGTAACGATCATTACTTGGATTTGCGCCCAGAACGTTCTGCTTCTGAGGTTTCCCGCGATTTACACCAAGCAACCCGCGATTTAAATCGACGCTGGTATGCAATACCATCTACTTCACCTCTCATTGGGATGAGCTTAGAAGAAGCCGATATGCGTTACTTAACAGGGATAAGTTTGATGGCGATTCGCCGCGCTAACGGCAATGAAATCGACTATCCTAATAATCAAACTAAATTAGAAGAAGGCGATCGCTTATTAGTTGTCGGTGCATCTGAGGAACTAGCAGCTTTAGAAGAATTTGCTCAAGGTAAGATAGCCGTTCCTGGAGAAAATAGCGCTTGTCAGTGGTTAGTTGTCGATGCTGATTCCCCTGTTGATCATAAAACCTTGGCTGACTTGAAAAATCATGAACCATCAGTGAAGGTGCAAGCACTGCGGCGGGATGGTAAGTTTATTCGCCGTCCTGATGACAAAACAGACCTCAGAGTTGGCGACCAAGTATTATTATGTGGTAGCTTACCCAGTCTGAATCAACTACAATCTTTATTCGCCGCAGCCAACAAAATGCCTTTGTCTATCCCCATCGCTAAAGCGAATGAAGCACAAACAGTGAAAGAGTTTCTGCCTTGA
- the dapF gene encoding diaminopimelate epimerase — protein sequence MAIEFTKYHGLGNDFILIDNRASASPLLTPEKAIEWCDRHFGIGADGVIFALPGKNGTDYTMRIFNSDGSEPEMCGNGIRCLAAFLADLEGISRTQDKYRIHTLAGTITPQLTPDGQIKVDMGLPRLLAGEIPTTLGAPDAKVINQPLEVAGQTWEVTCVSMGNPHCITFVKDVATIPLETIGPKFEHHPVFPQRTNTEFIQVVSRDYLKMRVWERGAGITLACGTGACASLVAGVLTGKCDRLATVELPGGCLEIEWSEIDERIYMTGPAERVFKGTA from the coding sequence ATGGCAATCGAATTTACTAAGTATCACGGTCTAGGCAACGACTTTATTTTAATTGACAATCGCGCGTCAGCCTCACCATTACTAACACCAGAGAAAGCAATTGAATGGTGCGATCGCCACTTTGGCATTGGTGCAGATGGTGTGATTTTTGCTTTACCCGGAAAAAACGGTACTGACTACACCATGCGAATTTTTAATTCCGATGGTTCCGAACCGGAAATGTGTGGTAACGGTATTCGTTGTTTAGCAGCATTTCTCGCTGATTTAGAAGGTATATCTCGCACTCAAGATAAATATCGCATTCATACCTTAGCAGGGACAATTACACCCCAACTAACACCCGATGGACAAATCAAGGTGGATATGGGTTTACCGCGCCTACTCGCTGGCGAAATCCCTACTACTCTGGGTGCGCCTGATGCCAAAGTGATTAATCAACCCCTAGAAGTCGCAGGCCAAACTTGGGAAGTCACCTGTGTAAGTATGGGGAATCCCCACTGCATCACTTTTGTGAAAGATGTCGCCACAATTCCCTTAGAAACCATCGGCCCAAAATTTGAACATCACCCAGTTTTTCCCCAAAGAACCAACACCGAATTTATTCAAGTGGTGAGTCGTGACTACCTGAAAATGCGGGTATGGGAAAGAGGCGCAGGAATTACATTAGCTTGTGGTACAGGTGCTTGTGCATCTTTAGTGGCTGGCGTGTTAACTGGAAAATGCGATCGCTTGGCGACTGTAGAATTACCAGGAGGTTGCTTAGAAATTGAATGGTCAGAAATTGACGAACGAATTTATATGACTGGCCCTGCTGAACGAGTGTTTAAGGGTACGGCTTGA